In Rhipicephalus microplus isolate Deutch F79 chromosome 9, USDA_Rmic, whole genome shotgun sequence, one genomic interval encodes:
- the LOC142761621 gene encoding uncharacterized protein LOC142761621 isoform X1 — MGPVHILEQPHLIWGREMPLARTPLCQAAESDVSDDSPVAALDMSLAASRPSPSPPLSQSPTPSSSLLLASSAAAAMSVASLTGGAHPKKSPQPIPAECKDEAYWERRKRNNESAKRSRELRRIKEQQTALRVLYLEQENLQLRTELTMLRSEVDKLRQLLFVGKHPS, encoded by the exons ATGGGGCCCGTCCACATACTCGAGCAGCCGCACCTGATCTGGGGACGCGAGATGCCACTGGCCAGGACGCCGCTCTGCCAAG CAGCCGAGTCGGACGTTTCGGACGACAGTCCCGTGGCGGCGCTGGACATGTCCCTCGCGGCGTCCCGACCCTCGCCATCGCCTCCGCTGTCCCAGAGCCCGACTCCCTCGTCGTCCCTCCTCCTGGCGTCCAGCGCAGCGGCCGCCATGAGCGTGGCCAGCCTGACGGGCGGCGCCCACCCCAAGAAGTCGCCGCAGCCCATTCCGGCCGAGTGCAAGGACGAGGCGTACTGGGAGCGCCGCAAGCGCAACAACGAGTCCGCCAAGCGCTCGCGCGAGCTGCGGCGCATCAAGGAACAGCAGACGGCGCTGCGGGTGCTCTACCTGGAACAGGAGAACCTGCAGCTGCGCACCGAACTGACCATGCTGCGCAGCGAAGTAGACAAGCTGAGGCAGCTCCTCTTCGTCGGCAAGCACCCCAGCTGA
- the LOC142761621 gene encoding uncharacterized protein LOC142761621 isoform X2: MGPVHILEQPHLIWGREMPLARTPLCQAESDVSDDSPVAALDMSLAASRPSPSPPLSQSPTPSSSLLLASSAAAAMSVASLTGGAHPKKSPQPIPAECKDEAYWERRKRNNESAKRSRELRRIKEQQTALRVLYLEQENLQLRTELTMLRSEVDKLRQLLFVGKHPS, translated from the exons ATGGGGCCCGTCCACATACTCGAGCAGCCGCACCTGATCTGGGGACGCGAGATGCCACTGGCCAGGACGCCGCTCTGCCAAG CCGAGTCGGACGTTTCGGACGACAGTCCCGTGGCGGCGCTGGACATGTCCCTCGCGGCGTCCCGACCCTCGCCATCGCCTCCGCTGTCCCAGAGCCCGACTCCCTCGTCGTCCCTCCTCCTGGCGTCCAGCGCAGCGGCCGCCATGAGCGTGGCCAGCCTGACGGGCGGCGCCCACCCCAAGAAGTCGCCGCAGCCCATTCCGGCCGAGTGCAAGGACGAGGCGTACTGGGAGCGCCGCAAGCGCAACAACGAGTCCGCCAAGCGCTCGCGCGAGCTGCGGCGCATCAAGGAACAGCAGACGGCGCTGCGGGTGCTCTACCTGGAACAGGAGAACCTGCAGCTGCGCACCGAACTGACCATGCTGCGCAGCGAAGTAGACAAGCTGAGGCAGCTCCTCTTCGTCGGCAAGCACCCCAGCTGA